TGTCCCTTTCGGAGAGATGAAGATGCTTTCCTTATTATTCAAGCTTATAAACCGTGTTCCCTTGAAGCTCAAAAGGTTCGGTAAGTCTCATAGGGGCATGTTTTGAGATTTCATAAGAAGCAAAAATGGGAGCAGTGAGTGATGCAAACCGTACCAGAAAGAAGTCATCATCAAGAGGGCACCACAGGTTTGTGGGGGTTCGACAAAGGCCATCAGGGAGATGGGTGGCAGAGATCAAAGACTCTCTACAGAAGGTCAGGCTTTGGCTTGGAACATTTGACACGGCTGAGGATGCAGCTAGGGCATATGACAATGCTGCTCGAGCCTTGAGAGGTGCCAATGCTAGAACCAACTTTGAATTGCCCGAAGCAACTTCTGGTGATGCTTCTAAGCGTGGTGATGGCGGTGGTTCAACCTTTGTGCCCAATTGCTCTGAACCCTTTTCTTTTGAGGATGTCAATGAGCCAGGTGAAGATGCTGAAGGCCTTCTTGGTGCACTTAAGGCCAAGCTGCTTGATGGAAAGAAAGGAAAGTTTCACTTTCCATTTCTTCCTAATAGTGCTGCTTCCCCACTTGTTCAATCTGGCTGGGTTTCAACATCAACTCAGAATGTTTGTTCCGCGGAGAAAGATTTATTGTTACCATCATCATCAGCCCGTAATACTGTCCTCTCAAGTATGAATGGAACTGGAGCCAACCCTTTACTTGGTGTTACGAGTACTTTAGCAACATCAAACACTTGTTCAAAGAGTATGGTTATCCCAAATCATGATCATGAAGGTTCTGAAGGAAGAAGTTCTAGAGTCGACTCTCATCAACTTTGTCAAACCCCAACTGAGGCAGCATGGTTCAATGAAGTGGCGTATGAGTTGCCTTGGCCTACTCAATTTATGAGCCAAGTTcctgataataataataaccttCTTGCATCTGCAGCCACCTTGGCATGGCCACTTTCTGGGGTGATTGAGTCTACTATTGATATGGCATGCCCAGATCAAGGGACATCAAGTTGCAATAAAAGTGGCCAAATGATGAATATGGTGAGCATGCAGTTACCTCTAGTGGGTGGTGCAACTGAAGGGCTTTGGACATTGGAACAACAACAATTTGTGCAATGTGAGAACAACAGTTGGTTTAGTTATAATGGCTCTTGGGATCCTCTCCTTTATATGCCTTCCGAGCTAGCTTGATTAGTGTTAAATATTGTTTGTCAAAGAAATCTTAAGTTGTCACTTCTTAATACTCTTCATTTACCaatcattctttaattttaagttcATTATGTATAAGACCCTTTTGTGTGCTCAAAGGTTTAGCAATTTTCTTCCGTCGGAAGTAATGATGTTTTATTGAGCTATGAAATCgagattatttatttattatgatcaCACTAAGAAGTTACTATAACAGAAGAAGATATTCTAATGctaaattccaaaaaaaattgttcaataattaatgtataataaattCAATCACTTCCACTTTATCTCAAACTTTCTATTTAGAATGAATGAACTTTAGATTATTTATAGTGTACTAGTAATCCAATTGATATTAATCATGcttttatataaattctaattattGTTTAGAAATCACCAAACAATATGTAGGATAGTGCAACTCGATCACAATAATCTCATTGACATTCTTTTACTGTCTAAACCGTTCGATCCTAAGTGAATACACAATATCTAATAGTTCCTGACCTTAAAGCATAAAACCACATTTCTCCACGTTTAGTTTTGTAAGGCACTATTTTATTTATGCTGATTAATCATGGCAGAGAATAATACTCCGAACAAACAGCAATAGAATTTTTCTTTGTGGAATTCTTtgtattattaacaaaaatttattaaggagtgtattaatttatatgtctcacttttttatttaataagttttttctatatataatgctgccaaagaaagtttttttttttttttgta
Above is a genomic segment from Vigna radiata var. radiata cultivar VC1973A chromosome 10, Vradiata_ver6, whole genome shotgun sequence containing:
- the LOC106774944 gene encoding ethylene-responsive transcription factor ERF119-like produces the protein MGAVSDANRTRKKSSSRGHHRFVGVRQRPSGRWVAEIKDSLQKVRLWLGTFDTAEDAARAYDNAARALRGANARTNFELPEATSGDASKRGDGGGSTFVPNCSEPFSFEDVNEPGEDAEGLLGALKAKLLDGKKGKFHFPFLPNSAASPLVQSGWVSTSTQNVCSAEKDLLLPSSSARNTVLSSMNGTGANPLLGVTSTLATSNTCSKSMVIPNHDHEGSEGRSSRVDSHQLCQTPTEAAWFNEVAYELPWPTQFMSQVPDNNNNLLASAATLAWPLSGVIESTIDMACPDQGTSSCNKSGQMMNMVSMQLPLVGGATEGLWTLEQQQFVQCENNSWFSYNGSWDPLLYMPSELA